TGAATTTGCGTGATTTTTACGCGGGTGTATTTTTGTCGATGCCCCTGTTTCAATTTTTGAGATTTTCTGCGTTTGTATTTGAAAGAGACAACTTTAGGTCCCTTGACATCACCAATAATCTCGCCTTTGACAACGACATTTTTTAGTTGTTTTCCAATAAGTTGACTATCTTTAGTTTGAACATATAGGACATTTTTGAATGACACGGCTTTATCAGAAGTGTCAAGTTTTTCTATATCGATACAACTGCCTTCTTCGACTTTGTATTGCTTAGATCCAGATTCAATAATTGCGTACATAGCTTCTCCTTAAGATAGGCCCTGATTATAGGTAAGTTGTGATTTTTCGTCAAACAAAAGCTTTCAAATTTTTTGATTGAAAAATAAAGTTTTAATAATGTACATTTCAGTTTTTGTAAGAGGGTTTATGTGCAAAAAAATTCTTATGTTTGTGTTGTTTTTTGTGCAGCTTTTCGCAAATCCTCAGCAGGTTCCTCAAAAAAATTACGCATTTTTTTTCCATTCATTCATCCTGAAGTAACGAAGTCAATGGCATATGCACTGGATTATTTAGGACATATTTTGGTTTTACCAGGAAAATCATTTGCTCCCACCGAACCTGGGCCCACCATCGCGTATTTTTCTAACGTACCAGAAGATGCTTATACGTATCCTTTTTATTACCCAGAGAGAATAGCTAGGGATAATTTACCCCCTAATATCGAAATTATTGAAAACGATGAAATTATTGAAAATCCTCCTGATGTTCTTTTTATCACGTGTACTCCTGTGGAAAGAGATGTTCTTGTACATTTATGGTCAAGATTTAAAGATAATGGAAAAACAAAACTGGCCCATTTTACTGGAGTAGATGTTTCACCTTATACGACGTATATTACAGAGACAGTTAAAAATATTTTAGTTACAGATAATACTTTCCATAAGTGGGCGAAAAACATAAACTCTACTTGTAACATTGTAAGATGGATACCATGGATTAATTTTGATCATTACAAATACAAAGGACCTTCAGATTGTTTAGAAATGGGTTGTTATATTATAGATTTTAAAAAAAGAATTCCAAATGATTTTGAAATGAGTATGAGGTTTAAAAATTATTATAACAGAAGATGTCCTAGAAAACCCGTCAACCTTACGTTTAATAATGATATTTTACAAAAGGACTTGCCGAATGTAATGCATAATACAATTGCAACTTTGCATATAAAACATGTTGAGGGATTTGGATATTCTATCATAGAAAGCCTTGCTATGGGAAGACCTGTTTTTTTGTTTAGAGAATTTGCCAAATATAAGCGTTATGAAAAATGGTGTATTGAAGGGAAAACGTGTTTTTAT
The sequence above is drawn from the Chlamydiota bacterium genome and encodes:
- the rplU gene encoding 50S ribosomal protein L21 — protein: MYAIIESGSKQYKVEEGSCIDIEKLDTSDKAVSFKNVLYVQTKDSQLIGKQLKNVVVKGEIIGDVKGPKVVSFKYKRRKSQKLKQGHRQKYTRVKITQIQETKGEKSGA